In Bradyrhizobium sp. 195, the sequence AGGTGGTTACGCCTGGATCGACAACAAGATCACCGCCGGCACGCCTGGCCTGACCTTCTCCGAGTCCAAGTGGCATTCGGGTTGGACCGTCGGCGCTGGCATCGAGGCCTTCTTCGCTCCGCAGTGGTCGGTCAAGGGCGAGTACCTCTATCGCAGCCTGGGCGGCGAGACCTATTTCTCGGGCATCGGCGCTCCGGTTAACACCGGCACCCTCAACCTCCACACCGTGCAGGTCGGCGTGAACTATCACTTCGGCGCCCCGGTGGTCGCCAAGTACTAAGTCAACGCTCCAACGCTTCGCGTTACGAAAGGCCGGCCTCGCGCCGGCCTTTTTGTTTGTCCGCGACAACCCGCTTGCTGGCCAGCGTTTTTGGAGAGATGTGGCGCCCGGGTGACACAACCTTTGGCTTCAATGGTATAAAACAATGGCATTGGTCGGGCATAGGTCCGCTGCTCTTCCGCTTTTTGGAAGGCAAAAACGAGAAACGGAACTGGGGAATCGATATGAAGAAGATTTTGCTGGCTTCGGCCGGTTTGTTCGTACTCAGCGCGCTGGCACCGGCCTCGGCGGCCGATTTGGCGGCCCGCCCCTACACCAAGGCTCCGGTCGCGCCGATCGCAATGTATAATTGGAGCGGTTTCTACATCGGCATCAACGGCGGTGGCGCCTCGAGCCGCAATTGCTGGGATGTCAACAATATCTTCGGCATTGCAGGACCAGACACGCCCGAAGGCTGTCACAATGCAACCGGCGGCGTCGTCGGTGGCCAGGTCGGTTATCGCTGGCAGTCGGCCAACTGGGTGTTTGGTCTCGAAGCTCAGGGCGACTGGGCCAACCTGAAGGGCTCCAATACGAGCTTGGTGCTTGGGCCGCCCGCGCTGGTCAACCAGACCAAGATCGATGCGCTGGGCCTGTTCACCGGCCAGATCGGCTACGCCTGGAACAACGTGCTCTGGTATGTGAAGGGCGGCGCGGCCGTCACGCACGCCAAATATAACGGTCTGCTGGGCGGCGTCGTCCTCGATAGCGCCAGCGAAACGCGCTGGGGCGGCGCGGTCGGCACCGGCGTGGAATTCGGTTTCGCCCCGAACTGGTCCGTCGCGATCGAGTACGACCATCTGTTCATGGGCCGCCGCAACAACTCGTTCACGATTCTCGGTGTCAACGACCGCATCGACCGTATCAAGCAGGACGTCGACATGGGCACCGTCCGCCTCAACTACACCTTTGGCGGCCCGGTGGTCGCCCGGTATTGATCGGAAGTCCCGATCTACCGACGTCACATCGTCACGAAAGGCCGGCCTTGCGCCGGCCTTTTTGTTTGGGCGGACACGTCCCGCGAGGTTCCGCCCGCCCCGCTCCTGCCAGATGCCGCCAGCGCGCCAACATTCCGTTGACGATTCGCAACTCCCTCTGGAAATCCGCCCGCGTTCTTCCTACGTTCGCTGCCAACCCCATCGGCGCCGATCCCGGTTCCGGGCGAAGCGCGCCTTGACGTTGGCGCGATCGCGAGCCTTTGGGCTCCTTGAGGGCAACTCGGATGGATGAAGTGATTAAGGCGAAGCGCCACCAGCAGAACGCGGGCTCCAGCCTGCGCGCAATTACGATCCGTGGCGCGCGCGAGCACAACCTCAAGAACATCGATGTCGAGATTCCCCGCGACAAGCTGGTGGTGTTCACCGGCCTGTCAGGCTCCGGAAAATCCTCGCTCGCCTTCGACACGATCTACGCCGAGGGCCAGCGCCGCTACGTCGAATCGTTGTCGGCCTACGCGCGTCAGTTCCTGGAGATGATGCAGAAGCCTGACGTCGACCAGATCGACGGCCTGTCGCCGGCGATCTCGATCGAGCAGAAGACGACCTCGAAGAACCCTCGCTCCACCGTCGGCACCGTCACCGAGATCTACGACTACATGCGCCTGCTCTGGGCGCGCGTCGGCGTGCCCTATTCGCCGGCCACGGGCCTTCCGATCGAGAGCCAGACCGTCTCGCAGATGGTCGACCGCGTGCTGGCGCTGCCCGAGGGCACCCGTCTCTATCTGCTCGCGCCGGTCGTGCGCGGCCGCAAGGGCGAGTACCGCAAGGAGCTCGCCGAATGGCTCAAGAAGGGCTTTCAGCGCGTCAAGATCGACGGCACCTTTCATGAGCTGGCGGAAGCGCCGACGCTCGACAAGAAATTCCCGCATGACATCGACGTCGTCGTCGATCGCATCGTGGTGCGCGCCGACATCGGCCAGCGTCTCGCCGAGAGCTTTGAGACCGCGCTGAAGCTCGCCGAGGGCCTGGCCGTCGTCGAGTTCGCCGACGCGCCGGCGGCGGCACCCGCCGAAGAGAAAGAGAAAAAGAAGACCGCGAAGATCCACGACAAGAGCGGTCCCGAGCGCATGCTGTTCTCGGAAAAGTTCGCCTGCCCGGTCTCCGGCTTCACCATTCCCGAGGTCGAGCCCAGGCTCTTTTCCTTCAACAACCCCTACGGCGCCTGCCCCGCCTGCGGCGGCCTCGGCGTCGAGCAGCATGTCGACGAGGATCTCGTGATCCCCGACAAGGAGCTCGCGATCGGCAAGGGCGCGATCGCGCCCTGGGCGAAATCGTCCTCGCCTTATTACGTGCAGACGCTGACCGCGCTCGGCAAGCACTACAAATTCACGCTGACCACCAAGTGGAAGGATCTGCCGAAGAAGACGCAGAACGCGATCCTTCATGGCTCCGGCGAGGACGAGATCAAGTTCTCCTACGAGGACGGGGTACGTTCCTACGACACCAAGAAGCCGTTCGAGGGCGTCATCACCAACATCAACCGCCGCTATCGCGAAACCGAAAGCGAGTGGGCGCGCGAGGAGCTGGCGAAGTATTTCCACGACGTGCCATGCGAGGGCTGCAAGGGTTTCCGCCTCAAGCCCGAGGCGCTCTGCGTCAAGATCGGGACCAAGCATATCGGCGAGATCTCGGAGCTGTCGGTCAGGAAGGCCGGCGAATGGTTCGAGACCGTGCCCGACGCGCTGAACGCGCAGCAGAACGAGATCGCCGGCCGCATCCTCAAGGAGATCCGCGAGCGCCTCACCTTCCTGCTCGACGTCGGCCTCAACTACCTCACCTTGTCTCGCTCCTCCGGCACGCTGTCCGGCGGCGAGAGCCAGCGCATTCGCCTGGCCTCGCAGATCGGCTCTGGCCTGACAGGCGTGCTCTACGTGCTCGACGAGCCCTCGATCGGCCTGCACCAACGCGACAACGCCCGCCTGCTCGACACCCTCAAGCGGCTGCGCGACCTCGGCAACACCGTGATCGTGGTCGAGCATGACGAGGACGCCATCCTCCTCGCCGACCACGTCCTCGACATCGGCCCCGGCGCCGGCATGCATGGCGGCAACATCATCGCCGAAGGCACGCCCGCCGAGATCATGCGCAATCCGAAATCGCTCACCGGCAAGTACCTGACCGGCGAGCTCGAGGTCGAGGTGCCGGAGCGGCGCCCGCCGAACCATCGCCGCACCATCAAGGTGGTCAACGCGCGCGGCAATAACCTCAAGAACGTCACCGCCGAGATTCCGCTCGGCCTGTTCACGGCCGTCACCGGCGTCTCCGGCGGCGGCAAGTCGACGCTGCTGATCGACACGCTCTACAAGTCGATCGCCCGCAAGCTGAACAACGCCAGCGAAGGCGCCGCCCCGCACGACCGCATCGAGGGCTTGGAGCATATCGACAAGATCATCGATATCGACCAGTCGCCGATCGGCCGCACCCCGCGCTCGAATCCGGCGACCTATACCGGCGCCTTCACGCCGATTCGCGAATGGTTCGCCGGCCTGCCCGAGTCCAAGGCGCGCGGCTACGAGCCCGGCCGCTTCTCCTTCAACGTCAAGGGCGGCCGCTGCGAGGCCTGCCAGGGCGACGGCGTCATCAAGATCGAGATGCACTTCCTGCCCGACGTCTACGTCACCTGCGACGTCTGCAAGGGCAAGCGCTACAACCGCGAGACGCTGGAGGTGCTGTTCAAGGGCAAGAGTATCGCCGACGTGCTCGACATGACCGTCGAGGAAGCCGCCGACTTCTTCAAGGCGGTGCCGCGCGTGCGCGAGACCTTCCAGACCCTGCACCGCGTCGGCCTCGACTACATCCATGTCGGCCAGCAGGCCACCACGCTCTCGGGCGGCGAAGCCCAGCGCGTCAAGCTGGCCAAGGAGCTGTCCAAGCGCGCCACCGGCCGCACGCTGTACATCCTGGACGAGCCGACCACCGGCCTGCACTTCCACGACGTCAAGAAGCTGCTGGAGGTGCTGCACGAGCTGGTCGCGCAGGGCAACACGGTCGTCGTCATCGAGCACAATCTCGAAGTCATCAAGACCGCCGATTGGGTCATCGACCTCGGCCCCGAAGGCGGCGACGGCGGCGGCGAGATCGTCGCCTGGGGCCCGCCGGAGGATATCGCGAAGGCGCCGCGGAGCTATACGGGCAAGTTTCTGGCGCCGGTGCTGAAGAAGGCGGGGAAGCCGAAGCGAAGGACCACGAGCGAGGCGGCGGAGTAGTTGCTCTGAACCGAAGCCGTAGGGCGGATTAGCGAAGCGTAATCCGCCACTGCTCTTCCTGCGCAACGAGCTGGACCACGCATCGTGATCCCGCCCGACGAACCACGCACGATCGGGGAAGAACCGACATGTCCGCAGGACTTGTGCAAACCTATCGCGCCTTCGCCTACAACAATGCCTGGGCGAACCATCGGCTGCTCGCGGCCTGCGCCGCGCTGTCCCAGCCGGAATTCGAAGCCCACCGCACCGGCTTCTTTCCAAGCCTGCAGCGCACGCTGAACCACATCTACGTCATCGATCTCTTCTACATCGACGCGCTCGAGGGTGGCCGGCTCGGACCACGAGCCTGGGAGAACGAAGTTCCGTTTCCTGCCCTCACTGCGCTGAAATCCGCGCAAGCCGCGATGGACAAGCGCCTGATCGCCATCTGCGATGCACTGACGCCCGCGGGGCTCGATGAGGTCGTGAAGATCAACCGCGATACACGCGTGCAGACCGAGCGGTGCGACCGGCTGCTCATGCATCTCTTCCAGCACCAGATCCATCATCGGGGACAGGCGCATGCGATGCTGTCCGAGACAACCGTCGCGCCGCCGCAACTCGACGAGTTCTTTGCGGAAGGCGAAGCGCCACTCCGGGCTGCCGAGTTCGCCAAGTTCGGCTGGACCGAAGAGACCGTCTGGACATCCCGGACGTAAGCCACGCCAAAAACTCCGGCGGCACATGGTCGGTCAGCCACACGCCATTGTCTGCGCGAAAAACGTGAAGCCCTTGGCATGCATGCCGCCGGAATCGATCTTGGAGACGATCGCATCCAACGCGACGCATGGCTTCCGCGAGTGCTGGTGGAAGCTGAGCATCGATTAGGAAGCGCAAACTATTTGGCCGCTCTGATCGGGTGATCGACCTGACGGGCGGCATAGGCGAGCGCCGCGTCGATGTCGGCCTCTTCTAGATATGGATAGTCTTCTAAAATGCTCTCACGCGACTGTCCCGCGGACAACAGTCCCAAGACGTCGGCGACCGTGATGCGGAGATCGCGAATACAAGGGCGCCCATGCATACGCTGGGGATCGACCGTAATCCTTGCCAGTAGCTCCGTCATCTGGCACCTCTGGATCAAAATATAGCATCTCTCGTCGCATTGGTCAGCGCGTCCCCGGCTGAACGGGATGCGCAGGTCCGCTTGGCTCTTCCGTCTCCTCCATGCCCTACGCCCTCGCCATCTTCGACCTCGACGGCACGCTGGCCGACAGCTTCCCGTGGTTCCTGCGCACCATCAACGATGTCGCCGATCGCTTCAATTTTCGTCGTGTCTCGGATGGGGAGATCGAAGAGCTCAGGCATGCATCGAGCCGGGAGATCCTCACCCGGCTCGAGGTACCCTTGTGGAAGCTGCCGGCGATCGCGCGGCATGCGCGGCGGCTGAAGGCGGAGGCGGCAGCCGAGATTCCGCTGTTTGCGGGCGTCGAGACGATGCTGCGGACGCTTAGCGAGAATGGCGTGCAGCTGGCGCTGGTGACCTCCGACAGCGAGGCCAATGCGCGCGAGAAGCTTGGGGATGCCGCCGCGCTGTTTTCGCATTTCGACTGTGCAGCGTCGCTGTTCGGCAAGCCCGCGAAATTCCGCCGGGTCGTGCGGCGCGCGGGCGTCCAGCCAGGCAACGTGATTGCGATCGGCGACGAGGTGCGCGACGTCGACGCGGCCCGCGCCGTTGGCATCGCCTGCGGCGCGGTATGCTGGGGTTACGCGGCGCCGGCGGCGTTGCGGGCGCTGGGGCCGGATCACGTGTTCGAGCGGATGGATGAGATTGTGTTGACGCTGTGCCCCGGTGCCGTAGGGCGGATTAGCGGAGCGTAATCCGCCGATCGATCGTCGATGCTAGATGGCGGATTACGCTTCGCTAATCCGCCCTACACGCCCTACTCCGTCTTCCGCAAAAACGCCCCGAACGCGCGCGGGCCGTCTCCGGTCTTGATCTCGCCGATCACCTTCAGCTCAGTCGCGTCGATGATGCTGAGCGTGTTGCTCTCCCAGCAGGCGACGATGACGCGCTTGCCGTCGGCGGTTGCATTGATGCCTTCGGGATAGTCGCCGACATTGATCCGCTTGATCGGCTTCAGGCTCGCCAGGTCGAACACGCTGACGGTGCCGCCATATTGATCACTGACGAAGCCACGCCCCAGCGTCAGCGCCACCGCGTAGGGCCGCATCCCGACCGGCACGCGCCCGATCTCGCGCATCTCCGCGATGTCGATCACGGATACGTCGTCGGAGCCGACATTGGCGGTGTAGGCGCGCTTGCCGTCCGCGTCGATGGTGACGCCGAACGGACGGGTGCCGACCTTGATCGTCGCCTTGCGCTGACGCGCCGTGGTGTCCACCACCGAGACGCTGTCGTCGTCACGGTCCGCCGAGAGCAGCAGCTTGCCGTCCGGCGTCACCGCCAGCCCCGAGGGCGAAGCGCCGACCGCGATGCTGGCGGTGACGCTGCGCGAGGCCGTGTCGATCACCCGCACCGCGGCGGCATACCAGTCGGCGACATAGACCGACTTGCCGTCGGGCGCCACCGCAATGCCGAGCGGCCCGCCACCGACCTCGATGCGTCCGGCAACCTGCCGCGTGGTGGCGTCGACGACCGTCACCGCCTTGGCGTCGGGGCTCGTCACATAGGCAAAGCGTCCGTCGGCGCTGACGGCCACCCCCGCCGGCTTGCCGCCGATGGCGATGGTTGCCACGCTACGCGAGGTCGCGAGGTCCACGACCATCAGATCGTCGCTGAGCTGGTTGGTGACGAACGCCTCTTCAGCGCACGCGCTGCCGGGACCAGCCCAGCAAAGGCTGGCAACGAGCGCCGCCAAGAGCAGCGCCCGCAAGTCCAGTGCCCGCACGATCAGCTACCGCTCTCGATCTTCTTCTTCAGCGCCTCGAGGCCGGTCTTGTAGAGCTCGCTCACCGCCTTCACCGCGGCCTCGTCGCTCAGCTCCGGCGGCGGATCGTTGTTGGGAAAGCCGCGGTAGAACGCGCCGGCCCATTCCAACTTGGACTTGCCGTCGGGCGCCGGCGACACCGTCAAGGTCGAGGAATAATTGGTCACCGGCAGCACCTTCACGTCGACCTTGGTGATCCGGTACGAGTAGCTCTGCATGTCGGGCTCGTATTTGTAGAGCTCCTCCTCGACCGTCGGGCCGCCTGTCAGGGTCAGCGTCCGCGTCGCGCCGATCTCGTTGCCCTTCTCACCCGTGGTCTTGGTGACGATCGGGAGCCAGCTCATGTCCTGGAAATTGGAGATCGCGGCCCAGACCTTGGCCGGCGGCGCACTGATCTCGATGGATTCCCGCACCTTCTGCCGAGTCGGCCCATGCGCCCACGCCGGGCCAAAGGTCGCCGTCAAGCCTGCCGCCCCAATCACAGCCAGCGCCGCAGCCACCGCCGTGCGCCGTCCAATCGTCACCCTCATCTCGTTTCCTCATACGTCCAGTTGATCATGCGCGACTTGGAATGCGCGCTCCGGTCATCCTAGCGTATTTTGGGGCCGAGGGGAGACCGGTTCGTGGCGCCCTTGCGGCGGCACTCGGCACAGCCCACAACCTGTTGCGCTGCCTGTCGGGCAAAACACCCGATGGGAGGGTCAACGCCATCAGGTTTAAATAATTCTCTTTATCAGAATTTCGGATTATCGTATAGAAAAGCCACCCCAACCCGGCCGAGGGGCGCATCGCGATCGTCACGACATGCGGGATGGGACGTGGTGGACGCTGCTTGCGTCGGCGCAAGGCGTGGTTGCAGGGCGGGTCACACCATGAGCAGTTACCCCTCGCGCATACGACCGGCGCGCTCAGCGTACGGCAAAATCGTGTGGTCCTGGCGCCCAGGGTCTGTGCGCCAAGTGTTGCGGTGATGTGGCGGCCCAACCGGGCGTGCAACATCAGCCATCCGCAAGGCGACGGGGCAATAGTGCATCGCTCCCCGGGGAGAGCACGACATAAGCCGTAAAACCACTGCGCAGGGAAGGCCGGATGTCTGGCTTCACCTGTATGCCGCTGTGCAGCTGTTTTCAGCACACGCTTCGCACAGTGGACCGCGGGTGCCAGCCGGCACCCGACCTTCCCTGCGCCCTCGGCGTTTTCGAGGGCGGCAACGGCCGCAAAACTCGGGCGGAATACGCCGCGAGAACGGGAAACCGCGCGTGCGATTGAGTTTCGAACATGAAGACGAATACCGCTCTCGTGCCCCGGACGCAGCGCAGCGCCCCGGCGATGCGAAGCATCGCCCGGTGCGGTGCGCTGCAGAGCCGGGGCCCGTCGCAGCGATATGCGCGGCTTCTGGGTCCCGGCTCTGCACCGCACCGCTTGCGCGTTGCGGCTTGTCCGGGACACGAACGTGGCGAGCAGATCAAGCCGCGTCGGCGGGCCTCACACGTCGAGCGATCTCCGCGCCCTTCTCCCGCTCGACGACACCGATGTCGTACTGCCCCTGCAAGTCCAACCAGAATTGAGGACTGTTGCCGAAATATCGACCAAGGCGCACCGCGGTGTCAGCCGAGATACCTCTGCGTCCATTCAGAATATCGGTAATCCGCCCCGAGGGAACGCCGATGTCGAGTGAAAGCCTGTTGGCGCTCAGCCCTCGCGCAACCAATTCGCGCTTGAGCGGCCGTCCGGGATGGATGTCAGCCCTTGTGATACTCGACGATTTCTACCTCGTAGGCATCGCCCTTGCTGAATTCGAAGCAAATGCGCCAACGCTCATTGACCGTCATTGCTCATTGTCCCCTGCGATCGCCCTTCAGCTTGTGCAATCCGACGCAACCGGCAGGATACGCCCGGCGCAAGCCCCGACCGCAAGGCTAGTCCTGCGCCTCCAGCACCAACTCCATCGTCATCAGCACGGGATTATCGCCGCGGGCCAGACGCCCCTCCGCCAGGCCGCCGGTGTAATCGACCAGCGCGACGTCGAGCGCGGCTTCGGGCGCGCCAGAGTGACCGGGCGCGATCAGCCCGGCCGTCACCGCAAGCTCGGTCGCAAACGGCTCGGTCACGCCGCCATGGGTGAAGCGCGCGCCGATGGTCGAACCGACGCCGCCATGGATCTTCGCACGCGCCACCCCGTGCGCGCGGCAGAACTCTTCGAGCGAGCCAGCAAAATCCTGGTTCGGGCGCAGCCGGAGCGGATACGCGCGGCTGGTCGTGCGCGCGCGCGAGCTCTCAGCCGCCACCGGGCCGAACAGCTTGAAATTGGTCTCGGGATCGGGCTCGGCGGTGAACATCGCACCGTCGAGACCGAAGGCCTCGACCTCGAACGGTTCGGCGACGACGGTCTCGTCCGGCAGCATGTGGCCGCCACTGGCCTTGCCGTCAGCCTCAGTCCACAGCCCATGGCAATGAAAGAACGGCGCGCCGGCGCGCATGCCGAGCGTCATGCTGCCGAGCTTCGTGCGCGTCACGCCGCCGGGCCGAAACGTGTCGCTGTAGAACGCGGCGTTCTCGCCGGTCTTCGACAGCGCCGGCATGACATAGGCGAACGGCCCCAGCGCGCCGTGCCTGAAGTTGAGCACGCCGCTTGTAAAACCTTCGGCCGCAAAGCCGCGCCGTGCGGCTTCCAGCAGCGGCAGACCTGCCTGAAGCGTGAACGAGAAGGCGCGCCCCCTCGCCTCCACCCATTGGATGCGTTCCGCGACGGCCGCGCCCGGCTGCTTGATACTCCGCATCGCCTTCGCTCAGCCAGCTTTCGTCTTGTCGAGATCGAGCAGCCCACGCGCCTCGAGCTCGTCGCGCACCATGCGTTTGGGAATCTTGCCATAACCGGATTTCGGCAGCGCCTCCCAGAAGAAGAACCGCTTCGGCATCTTGTAGCGCGGCACCTTCGGCGAGAGGAACGCCGCCATCTCGGCTTCGCTCACCGGCTTCTCGCCTTCGCGCGCCACGCAGACGGCGACGCCGACCTCGCCCCAGGTCGCATCGGGCACGCCGAGCACGGCGACCTCGCCGACCGCCGGATGCGTCAGGATCTTCTCCTCGATCTCGCGCGGATAGATGTTGGAGCCGCCGGAGATGTACATGTCGGACGCGCGGCCGGTAATGTAAACGAATCCCTCCTCGTCCATGTGGCCGAGATCGCCGGTGCGGAACCAGCCGTTGCGGAATGCCTTCGCATTGGCTTCAGGGTTGTCGTAATAGCCGGCGAGAACGGCAGGGCCGATCACGCAGATCTCGCCGCTCTGGTTGGCCGCGAGCTCGCGGCCTTCGTCGTCCTGGATCGAGACCTGCATGCCGGTGCGCTCGAAACCGCAGGTGCCGATCTTGGCATACGGACTATCCTCAGCATCGTGCAGCGCCGCCGGCAGCACGGTGATGTTGCCGGTGACCTCGCCGAGGCCAAAATACTGCACGATGACCTTGCCGAGCTTTCTCAACGCGGTCTTCTGGTCCTCGCGATACATCGGCGCGCCGGCATAGATCACGTGGCGCAGCGAGCTATGGTCGTATTTGTCGACGCCGGGATGCTCGACCATCATCTTCAGGATCGTCGGCACGGTAAAGAGATTGGCGACCCGATACGTCTCGATCAGGCGGAATGCCTCGTTGACGTCGAACTTCTCGGTCGGCAGCAGCACGGTGCAGACGCCGCGCGCGGTCTGCACCAGCTGATGCACGCCGGCGCCATGCGACAGCGGCGCCACCACCAGCGAGGCGTCGTTCTCCGTGACGCCAGGCGTCAGGTCGGCAAGATGGTTGGTGACGACAAATCCCATCTGGCCGTGGGTCAGCACCGCCGCCTTGGAACGCCCTGTCGTGCCCGAGGTGAAGAAGAACCAGCAGGGATCGTCGTGCTCGACATCGGCATTCGCGATACTGGCGCCAGCCTGCGCGGCAATGGCATCGGCAACCGATCGCTCGCCGAACGCGGCCTTGCCGTCGATGCTCCAGGTGAACTCAAGCGCGCCGCCCTTCACGGCCGCGGCGTGCTCGGGAAAATCGACATGGCACAGAAATGCCTTGGCCCCGGAGGCCTGCGCGAGATAGGTGACCTCATCCGGCATCAGGCGGAAATTGGTGGGCACCCAGACCGCGCCGAGCCGGAATGCCGCGAACATCGAGAAGAACATCTCGTCGCCATTCTTGGAATGGACCAGGATGCGGTCGCCCTTGGTGATGCCGCGCGCGGCGAGCGCCGCCGCCAGCGCCGAGACCTGCGCGTCGATCTGGTGCCAGGTCCAGGATTTGTCTCCCCAGACGAAGCCGGGACGCGTTCCATGCCGCCGCGCATTCTGGGTCAGCATGTAAGCGAGATTCATGACGCGGCGGGACATGCGCAGGGGCTGCATGGGGCTTCCTCTTCGAAGGCGGACGGCACACTGGCCACCCGCTCATTGCAGCCCATTTATCGCCATCAGCGGCACGCCTGCAAGGCCGCCGGATGCACGGCTCCCCTACGGTTGCTTGAATGCAAACGGCGTCGCCGTGATGGTCTTCTGCTTGACGCAGGCCTGCGGACCAAAGCCGCCGCAGAAGCTGCCATGCAGATCGAAGCGAACGGTTCGCGCGGCGCCGCGCTTCATCGGCGGGGCCATGATCTTGTAGCGGAGGACATAGCCGTCAAACACCTCGCGCAGATTGCCATCTGGCAACGTCGCCAGGATCTTGATGACGCAGCCGCCGGTTCCGCAATAGGTGGTCTCGCGATCTCCGCATTTGGTCTCGCCGAAATCGACGATGTAGTCGTCGCGGCCATCACCGGTGAGGTCGATCCTGCGCACCGTATCAGGCGCGAAGCTCACGTCGCCGCCGTCCTGACTGGTGCATTCCTCATTGGCGTAGCGCAGCGCCTTCTGCACGCCAGGCGGATAGTCGGCTGGATTGAACGTCCTTGCATCCTCGGCGCGCGCGGCAGAGGCGAACAGGGCGAGCATGAGGATCAGATAACGCATGCGGGTTGGTCGCCGGCGCGGTCGCAATCGTTCAGGGAATTTTAAACATGATCGGCGCACCCTCGCTCAGTTCTCGCGTACAGAGTGCCGCATCATGGTCAAAGCGCCTGCCCTCCTCCTGTTGTCGCTGGCGCTCGCCGGATGTGCCGTGGCGCCGCAGGCGCATCTTGCGTCCGATCCCGCCTTCAAGCCTGCCCGTTATGCCTGGGATGGCGCCGGCGAGGATCCCAATCGGCCGCATGCGGCCTCACAACCAACACGGACCGCGACCCGATCCGAGCGAAGCAGCTCGCAAGCCGGGCTTCAGCCCCATTCGAAGGAGTGGTGGCAAGCGCAGGACGGCAGTGAGGCTGAGCAGGATGCCAGGGTCAACCGCTCCCTGGTCATCTGCCGGGGATGCCTGCGCCCGCAGCAGCAGCCCGAAGATTCCAGGCTCGCCAAAGCGACCGATTGAACCGACGACCTCAACATCGGAAACCGGCCGGCCCGACCGTGCGTTATGACTTGGTGCGCGAGGCTGGCAGCTGGAGGGTCGACAACATGACCGACGTCATCAACAACAAGGACCATTGCCGCTACGAGCTCTCGGTGGAAGGCCATCTTGCGACCGAGCACTACAAGATCGACGGCGATGTGATCCCGTTCGAGCACACCGACGTGCCGAAGGAGCTCGGCGGCAAGGGCGTCGGCTCGAAGCTGGTGCAAGGCGCACTCGACCAAGTCCGCGCGTCCGGATTGAAGCTGATCCCGCAATGCCCGTTCGTGAAAGCGTGGATCGAAAAGCATCCGGACTATGCGGACCTCGTGACGAGGTGAGAGCACAGGCCCGCCGCCCATAGCCAGCGGGCCTGCCGATCTCTACGGCCTGTTATCCATGCCGGAGCATGTCCTGATCATTCAGATCCCAGTCCTGCCACAGCTGGAGTATGCCCAGCAGCACCACCGCCCCGCCGAGGCTCGTGTGATAGATGCGGAGAAAACCTTCACCGGAATAGCCGAGGGCGTAAGGCGAGGCGATGAGCCACAGTCCGACGAGGATCGTCGTCACCTCTTGCCAGCGCTGCAAGGCGACGTATTCGAGCTGGCTAATGCCAAACACGACCAG encodes:
- a CDS encoding outer membrane protein translates to MKKILLASAGLFVLSALAPASAADLAARPYTKAPVAPIAMYNWSGFYIGINGGGASSRNCWDVNNIFGIAGPDTPEGCHNATGGVVGGQVGYRWQSANWVFGLEAQGDWANLKGSNTSLVLGPPALVNQTKIDALGLFTGQIGYAWNNVLWYVKGGAAVTHAKYNGLLGGVVLDSASETRWGGAVGTGVEFGFAPNWSVAIEYDHLFMGRRNNSFTILGVNDRIDRIKQDVDMGTVRLNYTFGGPVVARY
- a CDS encoding YVTN family beta-propeller repeat protein, encoding MRALLLAALVASLCWAGPGSACAEEAFVTNQLSDDLMVVDLATSRSVATIAIGGKPAGVAVSADGRFAYVTSPDAKAVTVVDATTRQVAGRIEVGGGPLGIAVAPDGKSVYVADWYAAAVRVIDTASRSVTASIAVGASPSGLAVTPDGKLLLSADRDDDSVSVVDTTARQRKATIKVGTRPFGVTIDADGKRAYTANVGSDDVSVIDIAEMREIGRVPVGMRPYAVALTLGRGFVSDQYGGTVSVFDLASLKPIKRINVGDYPEGINATADGKRVIVACWESNTLSIIDATELKVIGEIKTGDGPRAFGAFLRKTE
- a CDS encoding DinB family protein, encoding MSAGLVQTYRAFAYNNAWANHRLLAACAALSQPEFEAHRTGFFPSLQRTLNHIYVIDLFYIDALEGGRLGPRAWENEVPFPALTALKSAQAAMDKRLIAICDALTPAGLDEVVKINRDTRVQTERCDRLLMHLFQHQIHHRGQAHAMLSETTVAPPQLDEFFAEGEAPLRAAEFAKFGWTEETVWTSRT
- a CDS encoding SRPBCC family protein, which translates into the protein MRVTIGRRTAVAAALAVIGAAGLTATFGPAWAHGPTRQKVRESIEISAPPAKVWAAISNFQDMSWLPIVTKTTGEKGNEIGATRTLTLTGGPTVEEELYKYEPDMQSYSYRITKVDVKVLPVTNYSSTLTVSPAPDGKSKLEWAGAFYRGFPNNDPPPELSDEAAVKAVSELYKTGLEALKKKIESGS
- a CDS encoding DUF433 domain-containing protein, giving the protein MTELLARITVDPQRMHGRPCIRDLRITVADVLGLLSAGQSRESILEDYPYLEEADIDAALAYAARQVDHPIRAAK
- the uvrA gene encoding excinuclease ABC subunit UvrA, which codes for MDEVIKAKRHQQNAGSSLRAITIRGAREHNLKNIDVEIPRDKLVVFTGLSGSGKSSLAFDTIYAEGQRRYVESLSAYARQFLEMMQKPDVDQIDGLSPAISIEQKTTSKNPRSTVGTVTEIYDYMRLLWARVGVPYSPATGLPIESQTVSQMVDRVLALPEGTRLYLLAPVVRGRKGEYRKELAEWLKKGFQRVKIDGTFHELAEAPTLDKKFPHDIDVVVDRIVVRADIGQRLAESFETALKLAEGLAVVEFADAPAAAPAEEKEKKKTAKIHDKSGPERMLFSEKFACPVSGFTIPEVEPRLFSFNNPYGACPACGGLGVEQHVDEDLVIPDKELAIGKGAIAPWAKSSSPYYVQTLTALGKHYKFTLTTKWKDLPKKTQNAILHGSGEDEIKFSYEDGVRSYDTKKPFEGVITNINRRYRETESEWAREELAKYFHDVPCEGCKGFRLKPEALCVKIGTKHIGEISELSVRKAGEWFETVPDALNAQQNEIAGRILKEIRERLTFLLDVGLNYLTLSRSSGTLSGGESQRIRLASQIGSGLTGVLYVLDEPSIGLHQRDNARLLDTLKRLRDLGNTVIVVEHDEDAILLADHVLDIGPGAGMHGGNIIAEGTPAEIMRNPKSLTGKYLTGELEVEVPERRPPNHRRTIKVVNARGNNLKNVTAEIPLGLFTAVTGVSGGGKSTLLIDTLYKSIARKLNNASEGAAPHDRIEGLEHIDKIIDIDQSPIGRTPRSNPATYTGAFTPIREWFAGLPESKARGYEPGRFSFNVKGGRCEACQGDGVIKIEMHFLPDVYVTCDVCKGKRYNRETLEVLFKGKSIADVLDMTVEEAADFFKAVPRVRETFQTLHRVGLDYIHVGQQATTLSGGEAQRVKLAKELSKRATGRTLYILDEPTTGLHFHDVKKLLEVLHELVAQGNTVVVIEHNLEVIKTADWVIDLGPEGGDGGGEIVAWGPPEDIAKAPRSYTGKFLAPVLKKAGKPKRRTTSEAAE
- a CDS encoding HAD family hydrolase, with product MPYALAIFDLDGTLADSFPWFLRTINDVADRFNFRRVSDGEIEELRHASSREILTRLEVPLWKLPAIARHARRLKAEAAAEIPLFAGVETMLRTLSENGVQLALVTSDSEANAREKLGDAAALFSHFDCAASLFGKPAKFRRVVRRAGVQPGNVIAIGDEVRDVDAARAVGIACGAVCWGYAAPAALRALGPDHVFERMDEIVLTLCPGAVGRISGA